In the Paenibacillus sp. FSL R7-0337 genome, GGAGCTGCTGGAGCATAAGGCAAAGGGATACTTCTTCGCCGGGCCAGGCTCCTTCAATCAAGGGTCATGGAATTATATGTCCATGTACCCGAACGGCGGAAATAACGGGACGGCGGAGGATCTGGCCAAGTTCGCCATGGCCTTCATGCCCGCAGCCGGAGAGCAATCCCCGCTGTTCCAGAAGTCAGGTACGCTGGATACGATGCTGACCCGGAGTCATTCTGCTGCTGAAGCCATGCCGGGCATTGCCCACGGATTCTGGGAGTATCCCGGGGCACAGCGGACGCTGGGACATGGCGGGAACACGATTGCTTTTGCTACCAATCTGATGCTGGTGCCTGCAGACCGGTTTGCAGTCGTGATTATGACGAATCAGGCCGGCGAATCCCATATTGTTCATGGTCTGACCAAGGCAGTAGTGGGGCAGAGAGCGAAGACGGAGGCAGCGGTTCTACCGGATGTATCAGAGGTGGAAGGCCGATTCGTGGCAGCACGCCGTCCCGGACATGGCTTCATGAAGCTATTCCCTTATCTTACGATGATGAAGCTTGAGCCTCAGGGCGCAGGTCAGCTTCAGGTGTCTCTTGCCGGGATGAGCGGAAGCTATCAGCAGGTTCAGCCTTACCTCTATGAGAAGACGGGTGGGGATTCAGGGCTGGATGCCTGGCCGATGCTGTACGCCACAATGAAGGAAGGAAAGGTAGAGTCTGTCTCGGTGTACACCTCCGATTATCTGCCGCTGTCTCCGGGCCGGTCCATGCCTGTACTGCTGATCAGTGCAGCACTTGCTGCGCTGGCCATCGTCTATTTCATAATCGCTCCGTTTGTGTGGCTGGTACAGGCGCTTCTGGGCAAAAGGAGAGCTCGTATTAAAGATCCTGCCCCCCGTTCCGCCAACCGGAAGCTGACGGCCGGACTGACTTTAACCGGTACCGGTCTGGTCGTGAACAATCTGGTGCTGGCCTTACGGATGCTGAGCAACAATGAACGTGCCTATGCAGAGGTCTATCCGCAGATTATAGTGAATATTGCACTGACCGGCCTGGCGGCATTGCTTATCGCTGCGCTATTGCTATCCTTGATGAAGCGCCGGTCCCCGTCTGTCTCACCAGCCCGTAACCATTGGCCGGCCATCGTGCCCATGGTGATGATGTCGATTCTGCTGGCCCAGCTTGTATTCTGGGAGTTCTACAGTTAGTATTTCGGCCCCTTAATGAAGGGGGACAATAGCTTTTGTGCAATTGGACGAAGCCAAAAAGCTACGACGGTCGTTCCCGTCCATGAGCTGCGCTTATTCTGGAGATATTGATCATTAATAATATAAGTCCGGGTCGAAGCAGGGCTCTTAAGTCCCAATCGTTCCCATTCAGCCGGATCATTGGACCCGCCGAGCCTGACCAGCATAGCCTCTGCCGCACGTTCGATCTTATCCGGAATCTGATCGAATGCTCCGGTAATCTGCGTATGAAATTCATCGATCGGGCTGCGGCTGGCGATGCTCTCCAGGTGAATGCCTTCGCGGAGATAGGAGACGAAGGCCAGATGGTCAGCCCAGCATTCATCGATATAGAACAGCCGTACCCGCTGCTGCGCAGGGCTCATCGGCTGCTCGCCCAGCAGGATGCTGAGCCGCTCCGTGTAGAGAATCCGCCTCTGGTCCTCGATCATATCCGAATAACGGTTCAGCTCGTTATGGATATCGAAGTTCTGGCTCATTACAATCTGCTGAATACTTGCGATCTTGCGGCTGAGCTCCCGTTCTTCAATAGCTTCCTCCTGTCTGAGCGCATGGCCTGGGGTAGGGGAGCTGAAGCGGCGCATCAGGTCATCTTCCAGGCTGATATAGAAGACAGAAGCCCCTGGATCGCCCTGGCGGCCAGAACGTCCGCGGAGCTGGTTGTCAATCCGCACGCTTTCGTTCACATGGGTGCCAATGACATATAATCCGCCCAGCCTGGCGACAGCCTCGGCCTGTGCCGGATCGCCGCCGCCGAGGCGGATATCAACCCCGCGTCCCGCCATATTCGTAGAGACTGTTACGGCGCCGAGTTCGCCCGCTTTGGCAATAATTGCGGCTTCCTCGACGTCGTTCTTTGCATTGAGGACCTGAGCGGGAACACCGGCAACCGCAAGCGCTTCAGCCAGCATATCCGACTCCTCCACGCTTGCAGTTCCGATTAGCATAGGCCGTCCCTCCCGGTGGACAGAAGTGATCTCTTGTACGAGCGCCAGGTACTTGGCTTCCTTGTGAGTGTAAATCCGGTGAGGGTGGTCTACCCGGATGTTCGGCTGATTCGGCGGAATCTCCACCACCTGCAGAGCATAGATATCCTTGAATTCCATAGCTGAGGCGCAGGCCGTAGCGGTCATTCCGCAGATTTCCGGATATAGGCTTATGAAGTGTTGAATAGTGATTGTACCGAGAATTTTCCCGCCTGCGGTCCATTTCAGTCCTTCTTTGGCAGTCAGTGCGGCTTGCAGCCCGTCCGGCAAATACCGGTTCTCGGCCACGCGTCCCGTATATTCTTCGATCAGCTCGATAGCACCGCCACGGACAATGTAATCAATGTCCTTCGTTAATAAGGTCTCCACATGCAGCGCACAATTCAGTGAGGTTAGCAGCTGACTGTTCCGGCTATCATAGAGATTACCGCAACCCAGCAGTTCCTCCACTTGGGCAGCACCTGCATCGTTCAGATACACGTTACGCTGAAATTCATCATAATCATAATGCTCCCCAGGCAGAAGCTGCCGGGCCAGATCTGCGTATCGCATATCTTCGCTATGGCTAACCTCGGATTCTCCGCTGATGACAAGCGGGACCCGCGCTTCATCAAGCAGCAGGGAATCAGCTTCGTCCACGATGACGTAGTGGAAAGGGCGGTGTACCGTAGCGGTTTCCGTGAGTGCTATACTGTCCCGCAAGTAGTCGAACCCTGCTTCTTTTGCCGTAACATAGGTGATATCGCTCCTGTAGGCCGCCCGTTTCTCGCTCAGGCTCATGCCCGCTTGAACCGAATCCACCGATAGTCCCAGGAAGCGGTAGATGGGACCCATCCACTGTGCATCCCGCCGGGCCAGATAATCATTGAAGGTCAGCACATGCACGCCTTTGCCGGTCAGCGCATTCAGATAGGCCGGCATTACGGCTGAGAGGGTTTTGCCTTCACCCGTGTGCTGCTCAATCAGCATTCGCTCGTGCAGGGCGATAGCGGCCATGATCTGGACATCATAAGGCTGTAATCCAAGTGTTCTTGAGGCCGCCTCACAGACTAATGAATAGGCATCGACAAGCAGCTCGTCCAGAGCTATGCCGGATTGGGCGGCGTGCTGGAGCCGGAGGGACTCCTCCTGAAGCTTAATGTCATCCCAGGTCTGCAAATTACGTTTGCGGATTTGCTCTGTTTTGTCCCGGTAGACACTAAGCATATTCCGGTTATCGTAATCTCTGAAACGTTGCACGAATCTAGCAGCTATATTCATAGTCATGTTCTCTCCCCGTTCTCCCGGCTCTAATATGAACGTCATCGGGCTACTTTACCTGTACATTATAATTCATTCTTGTTTCGATTTACCAATGTATGGATTATAAGCTCCCGAGACAAGTATTGGCCGGATAGAAAAGAGGAGGGTCAGCAGCCTTTAGGCACTCAGTCCGCCGTCTACCGGCAGAATGACCCCTGTCACGAAGGAGGCTTGATCACTAAGTAACCAGGCCGCAGCCTGTGCGACTTCTATGGGTTCAGCCGGACGCCGGAGGGGCGTCTTGGCACTGATTTGCTCGATAATCTCAGGATTGATGGAGACCCATTGTTGAATCATATCTGTCATAGTTGTGCCGGGGGCGATGGCGTTGACCCGAATGCCTGCCGGTCCGTATTCGATGGCAGCTGTTTGCGTGAGGCTGTTAACTCCGCGTTTGGAGGCACCGTAAGCACCCAAGCCCGGATTGCCCTTTAAGCTGCCGACACTGCTGGTATTGACAATCGCGCCTGATCCGGAGGTTTTCAACATTGCTGTAATCTGGGCTTTCATGCACAGCCAGACCCCTTTATAGTTTACAGACTGAATCAGGTCGAAATCCTCTTCTTTCTCATCGACCAAAGAGGATACGGTGACTCCGATACCAGCGTTGTTGAAAGCGGCATTAAGCCGGCCATACTGCCTTACTGTGGCATTGACCGCTTCCCCAGCGCCGCCCGCTTCTGCCAGATCGGCTGTGAAATATTCCGCCTGACCTCCGGCTGCTGTAATCTCATCTCTGAGTGCACGCAGCTCAGATTCTGTCCGTGAGACGAGCATCACCGAAGCGCCCTGCACGGCAAACCACTTTGCTGCCGCAGCCCCGATCCCCCGTCCGGCACCCGTAATCATTACCACCTTGTCCTTCAATAATAGTTCAGAATGTTTTGTCATGTTATTTCTCCTTTTCGCCAGGTATATTGATATCCTTGATCACTTTGAGTATACTTTGGCTATTGTTTTGGGAGGAGAGCCTTCTTTATGGTAGGCTTACGAGTGACAGGATAAGGGGGCTACCTAGTTGGATGATAATGAACGCCGTTTAGCCTTAGGGAATTTTCTGCGGAAGTTAAGATCCTCGATCTCGCCGCATGATGCTGGACTGTCTGCCGGGGGCCGCCGCCGGACACAAGGTTTACGCCGAGAAGAAGTTGCTCAACTCGCGAATATAGGACTTTCGTGGTATACGCGGCTTGAGCAGGGGCGTGATATCAGCCCTTCAGTCGGTGTACTGGAGAGTCTGGCTTCGGCCCTTAAGCTAACACCCAATGAGCGCAGGCATCTTTTTCTGCTGTCAGGAGAGTCACTACCGCCTCAACTGGCTGCAGCTGAAGAGAAGATCAGCCCGTATGTTCAGAAGATGCTGGACGAATTCAGCCCGAATCCTGCTTATGTAATCGGGAGGAGGTATGATTTTCTGGCCTGGAATGCAGCGGCGGAAGCTGTATTTATGATTAGCCGGCCGTCACCGCCGCATGATTACAATTTGATGTGGCGCCAGTTCACTGACCCTGTCTGGAGAGAGGGTTCAGAGGATTGGGAGACGGTCTCCCAGAGAATTGTAGCTGAGTTCCAGACATCGCGAGCCCGTTATTTGGAGGATGTTTCATTTAGCCAATTCATTGCTGATCTTAAGAATGTAAGCTCAGATTTCGCAAGGATGTGGCAGGGGCACGAGGCACCGAGCAGTCTTGACGGCTACAAGAAGCTGCTTCACCCTGCACTTGGAGTGCTGGAGTTTGAACAAATTAACCTCCAGTTCCCCAATGACCCGGACCAGAGGATTATGCTATATTTGCCGGATACGGCAACGAAAGCCCGTTTGGAGCAGAATTTGATGGCAAGCACAAACAAGCGACCCTTCTGAAGGCGGACAGCCCTCGGAGGATCGCTTGTTTTGGCTTGCTGTATTTTTTCGGCTACACTTAGCCTTTGACCCCGCCGACAACCATCCCTTTGACGAAATACTTCTGCAGGAATGGATAGACGATGATAATCGGCACACTGGCCACAATAGTCATCGTAGCACGGATAGAGGTCGGTGTAACGGTCGATTTGTTGCCCTGCGCGTTCGCAAAGGCATCGGCTGCCGAGGAACTGGACATCGCGGTGTTGGATGTTGACAGCATCTTCATCAGCTCGTATTGCAGAGTACTCAGGCTTGGCGTGGAGGAGTTGTACAGGAAGACGTCAAACCAGGAATTCCACTGATAGACCGCTACGAACAGGGAGACGGTAGCCAGTGCCGGAACGGTCAGCGGAAGCACAATGCGCGAGAAGGTGATGAAGTCGCCTGCGCCGTCGATTTTGGCCGATTCCATCAGTCCCTCAGGCAGTGCCTCAATGAAGGAGCGGATGACGATCATATTAAATACGCCGATGATGCCCGGAATGATATAGACCCAGAAGCTGTTCAGCATGTTCAGCTCTTTGATCAGCAGGTAGCCTGGAATCAGACCGCCGCTGAAGTACATGGTGAAAATAAACGTGACGGACACAAACTTCTTCAGCTTATATTCCGGACGGCTTACCGTATAGGCCAGCATCGCTGTACAGAATACGGAGACCACAGTGCCGATTACCGTCCGTGCTGCAGAGACAAACGTTGAAAAGAAGATGTTGGATTCACTGAATACATACTCGAAGTTGCGCAGCGTCCATTCACGAGGCCAGATATAAATATCGCCGCGGACAGAGTCATTCGCTTCATTGAACGATAGAGCAAACATATTCAGGAACGGATAGAGGGTAACAATGACCAAGAGAATCATGAAGATCGTATTGCATATATCGAAGATTCGGTCACCAAGCGATGAATTCCGGTATGAATTGGTTTTGGATTTAGCCATTACTTGTGTCCTCCTTTCTAGTACAATCTGCTTTCGCCCATACGCTTGGCGATATTATTGGCTGCGATCAAGAAGATGAAGCTGACCAGCGTCTTGAACATACCCGCTGCGGTGGCAAGCCCGAAGTTGTTCATCTGCATCCCGTACTTCAGTACGAAGATATCCAGATTCTCCGAGTAGTCGAGGTTCATCCCGTTACCTAACAGGTACTGTGCCTCGAAGCCGGACTCCAGAATATGGCCCAGGTTCATGATCAGAATCAGAACGATAACCGGCTTGATACCCGGCAGGGTAATATAGAACATTCTTTGCAGACGGGATGCCCCGTCAATCTCAGCCGCTTCATATTGAGAAGGGTCGATGGAGGTGATGGCTGCCAGATAGATGATGGTATTCCAGCCGACATTCTTCCAGACTTCCGTAACCCCGAGTATTCCCCAGAAGTACTTGCCTTCGCCCAGCCACAGAATTGGATGATCAATAAGCTGCGCTTTGACCAGCAGCACATTGATGATCCCTTCCGGTGCCAGTGCCATCTGTACAATATTGGCCGCTACGACCCAGGAAATGAAGTAAGGCAGGTAACTGATCGTCTGCACGGTGCGTTTGAAGAACACATTGCGCAGCTCATTCAGCAGCAGGGCCAGTACGATGGCCGTTACAAATCCGAGAACCAGGTTAATGGAGCTCATAACCAGAGTATTACGAAGGACGCGATAGAACTGCTGTTCCTGGAACAGGAATTTGAAATTGTCCCAGCCGACCCACTTCTGGTCGAACAGATCCTTGGCTGGCTTGAATTTCTGAAAAGCAATTGTCCATCCCCATAGCGGGAGGTATTTGAATATAATCACCCATAACAGAAAGGGCAATGACATCAGCATCAGCATTTTCTGTTTAGATAGCTCTTTAAAAAAGGTTTTGAAGCGCGAAGTACCGGTATTATTCGATTTTGCCAACTGCACAGCGGTTTTTCCCACCTGTACCGTCCCCTTTCCAAGCTCCATATTCTCTCTTTGCTAACAAGTGTAGAAGGGAAAAGTGAAGGCAGGCTTCACTTTTCCCGGTTCATCATGCTGCATCTGGGAAGCGGACGCTTACCATTTGCCGTCGATGCGGTCCTTGATCTTGTTAGTCATGAATTCTTCGTAGCCCTTAGCATCGAGCTTGTTGTATTCGGCCAGGTATTCACTCCAGACCTTTTCAAATTGGCCAGGGGCAGCAAGCACCATACGAGGATAGTACTTCTGCTGCAAATCGCCGGCTCTCTGGCTGAAGAGCTGCTCAGGGGAGCCCGGTTCTTTCTCAATACTCCAGGCAGGGTACCATGGACGCTCTACCGGCTCGGCATAGAAGTCGGAGAAGGTCTTCAGGTTGTATGCCTTCAGCAGTGTTTTGTCGCCATCTGTGTAGTTGATAGCTGCAACTTCCGGCTGGTTGAACGGAACGTGGGCGTTGCCGTCATCATACACGGAATTGTCGCCATAACGCGGCCATTCATAATCGAAATAAGCGAAGCCGAATTTACGTTTGAAATCATTGTCGTTGCGGTTTGTCAGCTGTTCTTCGCTCATCACCATACGGCCTTCAGCGTTCTTAGTGTAAGTTTCGCCTTCAATGCCCCACTCGACAAGCTTCTGGTTCTCATCGGTCAGCAGGTTGTCGAAATACTTGATGATGCGGACCGGATCTTTTGCGCTGACAGAGATACCCAGCCCGCGGTTGTTAACGAAGGACGGAGGATCAACATAAGCATCTTTAATGCCTTCGTCAAATACGATAGGAAGGGCAACGTAACGCAGATCGTCATTACCGGCGGATCTCAGATTGTTCGTGGCGTCGTTGATCTGCCAGGAATAGTTGACATATCCGAGTACACGGCCGGAGGTCAGCTTCGCCAGATACTGGTCTTTGTTCGCTGTGAACGTCTCAGGGTCAACCAGACCCTTGCCGTTCATTTCGTTCAATTTAGCCAGCCAGCGCTTCTCATCTTCGGTTCCCTGATACAGCTTGGCTTCATGAGACTCCATGTCCACCAGGACGCCGCCTTCATTCGGATAACCGGCCAGATGCATGGGCTGGTTGGTGATGGTGAAGAATTCACCGGCTGTACCGGCGAAAGTAGCGAAGCCGATGGTGTCTTTACCATCCACCTTAGGGTACTTAGCTTGGTATTTCTCAATCAGGTCAAAGTACTGGTCAAGCGTTTTCACTTCCGGGTAACCGAATTCCTTAAGGACGCGTCTCTGCATCCAGAAGGTACTGCTTGGATCTGGCGGCGATAAGTATCCGTTTACATTTGCAGTGAAGGGAAGGATATAGATGTTGCCGTCTTCATTGGTGATCTTGTTCATATAATCGCTGTAGACACGCTTGATGTTAGGGCCATACTTCTCAATCAGATCATTGAGCGGAATGTATGCACCTGCATCGAGCAGCTTGGCGAGCTCGCCGACTGGAGAGATGACATCAGGATAATCGCCTCCGGCAATCATAACCCCGGACTTGGTGCTTCCATCGCCAACTACGTATTCCATTTTCCAGTCTACACCTGTCTGTTCCTGAAGCTTCTTACCGATGGTGGTATCACTGGCCATGGTATCCTTGTTGGCTCCGAAGCCGAAGTAAGTGAACGTTACCGGCTCAGTGCTTACCTCGCCGTCGTTGCCGCTGGCACTATTCTTGTTCCCGTTGTTGCCGCCCGAGCAGCCGGCAATGAGGAGGGCTGAAGCCATAACAGCAGCCAGTCCGGTTTGCAACCATTTCTTTGTACGCATTTCATATCCCCTTTCTTTACTTTGTGCTATTGAACAACCTCATTATAAAAGAAAGCGTTTAACTTTGTTACAGGGCAAACCTTAGATCGGTCTTTGAATAATTAAGGTATACCCTATATTTATTTATTTATTTGTTTGTTCTCCAGGGGCAGACGCAGCAAAATGCGGGTTCCCGCTCCGGGTTCGCTCGTGATGGAGAAGGTGAACGATTCCCCGTAGGTGATTCTCAGCCGGGTGATTACATTCTTCATCCCGATCGAATCCCCCATGGCGGACGCATCTTCCA is a window encoding:
- a CDS encoding serine hydrolase domain-containing protein, which translates into the protein MKRGFTLVLMVLLLLSGSITAFAAEQGSVGAGGATPSGIPLTGLEAFVDDYVKEYIGTQTVGASVVMVKDGQVVLSKGYGYADVEQQIPVTPDTVMEWGSISKLAVWASVMQLAEQGKLDLNQDVRKLLPENFLTKLTYEEPITMLNLMNHNAGFEEYMFDMAYQSPEEVRSLEEGLKLAQPAQIYRPGEVVAYSNYGNSLAAYIVERISGQPYHEYVQQHIFEPLGMKHSMAYSVVEDRPELLEHKAKGYFFAGPGSFNQGSWNYMSMYPNGGNNGTAEDLAKFAMAFMPAAGEQSPLFQKSGTLDTMLTRSHSAAEAMPGIAHGFWEYPGAQRTLGHGGNTIAFATNLMLVPADRFAVVIMTNQAGESHIVHGLTKAVVGQRAKTEAAVLPDVSEVEGRFVAARRPGHGFMKLFPYLTMMKLEPQGAGQLQVSLAGMSGSYQQVQPYLYEKTGGDSGLDAWPMLYATMKEGKVESVSVYTSDYLPLSPGRSMPVLLISAALAALAIVYFIIAPFVWLVQALLGKRRARIKDPAPRSANRKLTAGLTLTGTGLVVNNLVLALRMLSNNERAYAEVYPQIIVNIALTGLAALLIAALLLSLMKRRSPSVSPARNHWPAIVPMVMMSILLAQLVFWEFYS
- a CDS encoding DEAD/DEAH box helicase; translated protein: MNIAARFVQRFRDYDNRNMLSVYRDKTEQIRKRNLQTWDDIKLQEESLRLQHAAQSGIALDELLVDAYSLVCEAASRTLGLQPYDVQIMAAIALHERMLIEQHTGEGKTLSAVMPAYLNALTGKGVHVLTFNDYLARRDAQWMGPIYRFLGLSVDSVQAGMSLSEKRAAYRSDITYVTAKEAGFDYLRDSIALTETATVHRPFHYVIVDEADSLLLDEARVPLVISGESEVSHSEDMRYADLARQLLPGEHYDYDEFQRNVYLNDAGAAQVEELLGCGNLYDSRNSQLLTSLNCALHVETLLTKDIDYIVRGGAIELIEEYTGRVAENRYLPDGLQAALTAKEGLKWTAGGKILGTITIQHFISLYPEICGMTATACASAMEFKDIYALQVVEIPPNQPNIRVDHPHRIYTHKEAKYLALVQEITSVHREGRPMLIGTASVEESDMLAEALAVAGVPAQVLNAKNDVEEAAIIAKAGELGAVTVSTNMAGRGVDIRLGGGDPAQAEAVARLGGLYVIGTHVNESVRIDNQLRGRSGRQGDPGASVFYISLEDDLMRRFSSPTPGHALRQEEAIEERELSRKIASIQQIVMSQNFDIHNELNRYSDMIEDQRRILYTERLSILLGEQPMSPAQQRVRLFYIDECWADHLAFVSYLREGIHLESIASRSPIDEFHTQITGAFDQIPDKIERAAEAMLVRLGGSNDPAEWERLGLKSPASTRTYIINDQYLQNKRSSWTGTTVVAFWLRPIAQKLLSPFIKGPKY
- a CDS encoding glucose 1-dehydrogenase, with protein sequence MTKHSELLLKDKVVMITGAGRGIGAAAAKWFAVQGASVMLVSRTESELRALRDEITAAGGQAEYFTADLAEAGGAGEAVNATVRQYGRLNAAFNNAGIGVTVSSLVDEKEEDFDLIQSVNYKGVWLCMKAQITAMLKTSGSGAIVNTSSVGSLKGNPGLGAYGASKRGVNSLTQTAAIEYGPAGIRVNAIAPGTTMTDMIQQWVSINPEIIEQISAKTPLRRPAEPIEVAQAAAWLLSDQASFVTGVILPVDGGLSA
- a CDS encoding helix-turn-helix transcriptional regulator, giving the protein MDDNERRLALGNFLRKLRSSISPHDAGLSAGGRRRTQGLRREEVAQLANIGLSWYTRLEQGRDISPSVGVLESLASALKLTPNERRHLFLLSGESLPPQLAAAEEKISPYVQKMLDEFSPNPAYVIGRRYDFLAWNAAAEAVFMISRPSPPHDYNLMWRQFTDPVWREGSEDWETVSQRIVAEFQTSRARYLEDVSFSQFIADLKNVSSDFARMWQGHEAPSSLDGYKKLLHPALGVLEFEQINLQFPNDPDQRIMLYLPDTATKARLEQNLMASTNKRPF
- a CDS encoding carbohydrate ABC transporter permease, which codes for MAKSKTNSYRNSSLGDRIFDICNTIFMILLVIVTLYPFLNMFALSFNEANDSVRGDIYIWPREWTLRNFEYVFSESNIFFSTFVSAARTVIGTVVSVFCTAMLAYTVSRPEYKLKKFVSVTFIFTMYFSGGLIPGYLLIKELNMLNSFWVYIIPGIIGVFNMIVIRSFIEALPEGLMESAKIDGAGDFITFSRIVLPLTVPALATVSLFVAVYQWNSWFDVFLYNSSTPSLSTLQYELMKMLSTSNTAMSSSSAADAFANAQGNKSTVTPTSIRATMTIVASVPIIIVYPFLQKYFVKGMVVGGVKG
- a CDS encoding ABC transporter permease subunit — protein: MGKTAVQLAKSNNTGTSRFKTFFKELSKQKMLMLMSLPFLLWVIIFKYLPLWGWTIAFQKFKPAKDLFDQKWVGWDNFKFLFQEQQFYRVLRNTLVMSSINLVLGFVTAIVLALLLNELRNVFFKRTVQTISYLPYFISWVVAANIVQMALAPEGIINVLLVKAQLIDHPILWLGEGKYFWGILGVTEVWKNVGWNTIIYLAAITSIDPSQYEAAEIDGASRLQRMFYITLPGIKPVIVLILIMNLGHILESGFEAQYLLGNGMNLDYSENLDIFVLKYGMQMNNFGLATAAGMFKTLVSFIFLIAANNIAKRMGESRLY
- a CDS encoding ABC transporter substrate-binding protein, translating into MRTKKWLQTGLAAVMASALLIAGCSGGNNGNKNSASGNDGEVSTEPVTFTYFGFGANKDTMASDTTIGKKLQEQTGVDWKMEYVVGDGSTKSGVMIAGGDYPDVISPVGELAKLLDAGAYIPLNDLIEKYGPNIKRVYSDYMNKITNEDGNIYILPFTANVNGYLSPPDPSSTFWMQRRVLKEFGYPEVKTLDQYFDLIEKYQAKYPKVDGKDTIGFATFAGTAGEFFTITNQPMHLAGYPNEGGVLVDMESHEAKLYQGTEDEKRWLAKLNEMNGKGLVDPETFTANKDQYLAKLTSGRVLGYVNYSWQINDATNNLRSAGNDDLRYVALPIVFDEGIKDAYVDPPSFVNNRGLGISVSAKDPVRIIKYFDNLLTDENQKLVEWGIEGETYTKNAEGRMVMSEEQLTNRNDNDFKRKFGFAYFDYEWPRYGDNSVYDDGNAHVPFNQPEVAAINYTDGDKTLLKAYNLKTFSDFYAEPVERPWYPAWSIEKEPGSPEQLFSQRAGDLQQKYYPRMVLAAPGQFEKVWSEYLAEYNKLDAKGYEEFMTNKIKDRIDGKW